A region of Larimichthys crocea isolate SSNF chromosome X, L_crocea_2.0, whole genome shotgun sequence DNA encodes the following proteins:
- the uts2r4 gene encoding urotensin-2 receptor — protein MNCTPNVTITPQLVLSPGAGDGGSQESGGGGGGGNGGLWVTSLLGATLMIMCAMGVAGNTYTLIITRSAALRRTGSMYVYIVNLALADLLYLSTIPFVVCTYFAHDWLFGEAGCRILLSLDLLTMHASVFILVAMSLERYRAVARPFSAHRSSSRRRKLMAGIIWGVAFVLTLPMMVMIRLRVGKPTASGLVKRICFPTWTPEAFKAYITVLFLTSVLVPGLVIVGLYVGLARRYWAAQASLGGGGRSARRRGLKQKVVSMIFSIVVAYWACFLPFWGWQLAKLFSPESLKALSPAAHNYVNFFVTCLTYGNSCINPFLYTLLTRNYKDYLAQKGQSVGSSRADPGSAMTTPLQEL, from the coding sequence ATGAACTGCACTCCTAATGTCACCATCACTCCACAGCTGGTCCTCAGCCCAGGGGCTGGAGATGGAGGTTCCCAGgagagtggtggtggtggtggtggaggcaaTGGGGGCCTTTGGGTGACGTCCCTCCTTGGTGCCACACTGATGATCATGTGCGCCATGGGTGTGGCAGGCAACACGTACACGCTCATCATTACACGCTCAGCCGCTTTGCGTCGGACAGGTTCCATGTACGTTTACATTGTCAATTTGGCGCTGGCTGACCTGCTGTACCTCTCCACCATTCCCTTCGTGGTCTGCACCTACTTTGCCCATGACTGGCTGTTTGGTGAGGCTGGCTGTCGCATCCTGCTCAGTCTCGACCTCCTCACCATGCATGCCAGCGTCTTCATTTTGGTTGCGATGAGCCTGGAACGCTACCGTGCCGTGGCCAGGCCCTTTAGTGCACACAGATCCTCATCCCGCAGACGAAAGCTAATGGCAGGAATTATCTGGGGGGTTGCTTTCGTGCTAACCCTTCCCATGATGGTGATGATCCGACTCAGAGTGGGCAAACCTACTGCATCTGGTTTGGTCAAGAGGATCTGCTTCCCTACATGGACCCCTGAGGCCTTCAAGGCTTATATCACCGTCCTGTTTCTTACAAGTGTTTTAGTTCCTGGATTGGTCATCGTTGGGCTGTATGTGGGACTAGCCAGGCGCTACTGGGCAGCGCAGGCTAGTTTAGGAGGTGGTGGTCGCTCTGCACGGAGGAGAGGACTCAAACAAAAAGTTGTATCAATGATCTTTAGCATTGTAGTGGCCTACTGGGCTTGTTTCTTGCCTTTCTGGGGGTGGCAACTAGCCAAACTGTTCTCTCCAGAGTCCCTCAAAGCATTGTCCCCAGCTGCTCATAATTATGTCAATTTCTTTGTCACATGTCTAACCTATGGGAACAGCTGTATCAATCCATTTCTTTACACTCTTCTGACCCGGAACTATAAAGATTACTTGGCCCAGAAAGGTCAGTCAGTGGGTTCAAGCAGGGCTGACCCCGGGTCAGCTATGACTACGCCACTGCAAGAGCTTTAG